A genomic region of Nostoc sp. UHCC 0702 contains the following coding sequences:
- the modA gene encoding molybdate ABC transporter substrate-binding protein, which yields MKRRQIFAFFGTVIASWFLAIGLPLVTPSPVVAQSNTNLLVSAAASLKDAMEEIKLLYQQSKPNVNINYNFGASGALQQQIEQGAPADIFISAGKKQVDALEQKQLLVAGTRSILAKNRLVLIVPKGVTGVTSFYNLKDAKIKKIAIGEPRSVPAGQYAEQVLDKLKILPLVKSKLVYANNVRQVLASVESGNADAGLVYATDAKISDKVTVVVAADEKYHSAIVYPVAVVKSSKNISGAKDFVQFLSNGQAKAVLRKYGFILP from the coding sequence ATGAAAAGACGACAAATTTTTGCCTTCTTCGGCACAGTAATTGCTAGCTGGTTTTTAGCAATTGGCTTGCCATTAGTTACACCCTCTCCTGTGGTAGCGCAATCAAACACAAATTTACTTGTGTCTGCCGCTGCTAGTTTGAAAGATGCAATGGAAGAAATTAAGCTTCTCTATCAACAGAGTAAACCTAATGTCAACATTAATTATAATTTTGGCGCTTCTGGTGCTTTACAGCAACAGATTGAGCAGGGCGCACCAGCGGATATCTTCATTTCTGCTGGTAAGAAGCAAGTAGATGCTTTGGAGCAAAAACAGCTATTGGTTGCGGGTACTCGCTCTATCCTGGCAAAAAACCGCTTAGTCTTAATTGTGCCGAAGGGTGTGACTGGTGTCACCAGTTTCTACAACCTCAAAGATGCCAAAATTAAGAAAATTGCGATCGGTGAACCTAGGAGTGTTCCAGCAGGGCAATATGCTGAGCAAGTACTCGATAAGTTAAAAATTTTGCCCCTGGTGAAATCGAAATTAGTTTACGCTAATAACGTGCGTCAAGTCTTAGCATCGGTAGAAAGTGGCAACGCTGATGCAGGTTTGGTTTACGCCACCGATGCCAAAATTTCCGACAAGGTGACAGTTGTGGTTGCTGCTGACGAAAAATATCACTCTGCGATTGTTTATCCTGTAGCAGTAGTTAAAAGCAGCAAGAATATTAGTGGTGCCAAGGATTTTGTCCAATTTTTATCAAACGGTCAAGCCAAAGCGGTATTGAGGAAATACGGGTTTATTCTGCCTTAA
- a CDS encoding RNA-binding protein produces the protein MSVYVGNLSYEVTSEALSAVFAEYGSVKRVQLPTDRETGRLRGFAFVEMGTEAEETAAIEALDGAEWMGRDLKVNKAKPKEDRGSFGGNRGGGYGGRNRY, from the coding sequence ATGTCAGTTTATGTAGGCAATCTTTCCTACGAAGTTACATCAGAGGCGCTCAGCGCTGTTTTTGCAGAATATGGTTCTGTAAAGCGAGTTCAGCTACCTACTGACCGTGAAACAGGTCGCCTACGCGGTTTTGCTTTTGTAGAAATGGGTACAGAAGCAGAAGAAACAGCTGCTATCGAAGCTCTTGATGGTGCTGAATGGATGGGCCGCGACCTCAAAGTGAATAAGGCTAAGCCCAAGGAAGACAGAGGTTCCTTTGGTGGAAACCGTGGGGGAGGATACGGCGGACGTAACCGCTACTAA
- a CDS encoding molybdopterin-binding protein, with protein sequence MPRKEQGWITFQTSEEERKLLDEFCQQSQRTKTEILRELVRGLNKQQTAPTSLPTTQEKKEDVQPELEIISPKRALKVSSRNILKGVVKRVVTGAVNSEVTIEVVHRVELTSIITRMSAEELQLSEGTEAYAVIKSNDIVIARE encoded by the coding sequence ATGCCAAGAAAAGAACAAGGATGGATCACATTTCAAACATCAGAAGAGGAGCGGAAGCTTCTAGATGAGTTCTGTCAGCAGTCTCAGCGCACTAAAACTGAGATTCTGCGGGAATTGGTGCGTGGTCTCAACAAGCAGCAAACAGCACCTACATCACTACCAACCACGCAGGAGAAAAAAGAAGATGTTCAGCCTGAGTTAGAAATTATTAGTCCCAAGAGAGCGCTAAAAGTTAGCTCCCGCAATATCCTTAAGGGTGTTGTCAAACGAGTTGTTACCGGAGCTGTAAATAGTGAGGTGACAATAGAGGTGGTTCACAGAGTTGAGTTAACCTCAATTATCACCAGAATGTCAGCAGAGGAATTACAACTTTCTGAGGGGACAGAAGCCTATGCCGTAATCAAGTCTAACGATATTGTGATTGCCAGAGAATAG